In bacterium, the DNA window CGCAGCAGCGGTCTATGTAACTGTTGGTCAGCTCCATACCGGGTTCGCGATCCCAGAGATTAAATTAGCGTTTATAACCGACCGTGAGATTTTCAGCCGATATACACGGGTTCGACATTTTCGCCGGTTCCATGACGGTGTGCCGATATCAACGTTTATCGAATTAACCCAAGGGGATTATCTGGTGCATGAAGATTATGGTATCGGGAAATATCTCGGAATCAAGAAAATGAATATCGATGAGCGGGAAAGTGATTTTCTCCTGCTGGAATATGCTGACGGAGATAAACTATACGTTCCGATTGAACAGATTAACCGTGTCCAGAAATATATCGCCGGTGAAGGGATAGTTCCGAAACTGAATCATCTCGGAGATAAAGGATGGGAACGAACGAAACAGCGAGCGAAAGAAGCGATCCAGCAGATGGCGAAAGAATTGCTTGAGCTGTATGGTGCACGACAGATACTTACCGGTCATGCGTTTTCACCAGATACCATCTGGCAGCGGGAATTTGAAGCGTCGTTTCTGTTTGAAGAGACCCCCGACCAGTTGCGCGCAATTCAAGAAGTGAAAGAAAATATGGAACAGCCGAAACCGATGGATCGGCTGTTATGCGGTGATGTCGGTTATGGGAAAACGGAAGTAGCGATCCGCGCAGCGTTCAAAGCGGTTTTGGATAAAAAGCAAGTAGCGGTTCTGGTTCCGACAACGATTCTCGCTGAACAGCATTATCGAACGTTTTCTGAACGGCTAGCGGATTATCCGATCATCGTTGAGATGTTAAGTCGGTTCAAGAGCCGGAAACAACAGAAAGATATCATATCCCGAATTAAACAGGGAACGGTTGATATCGTTATCGGCACACACCGGCTGATTTCGAACGATATTGCGTTTAAAGATTTAGGACTTTTAATTATTGATGAAGAACAGCGGTTTGGAGTTCGGCATAAAGAAAAATTGAAACAGTTGCGAAAAGAAGTCGATGTTCTCACCTTAACCGCAACGCCGATTCCACGAACCTTATATATGTCACTTTCTGGGATTCGAGATATCAGTATAATCAATACTCCGCCGGAAGACCGGCTGCCGATCATAACCTACATCCATCGGTTTAGCGATACGGTTATCCGAGAAGCGATACTCCGAGAACTGAACCGTGGTGGACAGGTATATTTCGTGCATAACCGCGTTCAGAATATCGCCGCAATTGCGGAATACCTCCGGAAACTCGTTCCGGAAGCGAGAATTGCTATCGGACATGGGCAACTGCCCGTGAAAGAACTCGAACGGGTTATGCTCGCGTTTATAGCGAAACAATACGATGTGCTGGTCAGTTCAACGATCATCGAGTCCGGACTGGATATCCCGAACGTGAATACGATTATCATCAATCGAGCGGATACGTTCGGACTCGCGCAATTATATCAGTTACGTGGACGGGTTGGTCGCGACCGGCATCAGGCGTATGCGTATCTTTTAATCCCGAAAGACTATACCGTATCTGACATTGCTGAAAAACGATTGCTCGCGATTCAGGAATATACTGAACTGGGGTCGGGATTCCGAATCGCCATGCGTGACCTTGAAATTCGCGGGATGGGAAACCTGCTTGGTCCGCAGCAGTCCGGCCATCTGGAAGCGATTGGATTCGATTTATATTGCAAACTGGTTGAAGAAACGATTCACGCACTGCAAGGGAAACCACTGCCGAAACGAATTGAAACTCGATTAAACCTGCCGGTTCCGGCATATTTCCCTGCATCATATATTCCGGATGAACGGCAGAAATTCTGGATTTACCGACGTCTCGCTGAACTCAACTCGGAATCAGAACTGGACGAAACCATTGCAGAATTGAAAGACCGATATGGTTCATTTCCACCTGAAGCGCAAACGTTGGTCGACCTAGTTCGGTTGCGTTTACGCGCAGCGCAACTCGGAATCAGCCAGGTGAGTTATCAGGAAAACCAATTAGTTATTCAATGTGATACCGCTGATACTGCAGCTACATTAGCGAAACAAATGAAAGTGAAATGCAGTAAGCATAGGGTGAAATTTGAAGTTCGAATATCGAATGGGAGTATTCAAGTTGATTTACCGAATATCACTGAAGAAACCCTAATCCCTACCATAAAAGATTTGATTACTATATAATGGTATATCCTCAATCTACTTGACTGAAAATGAAAAGATAGAGAGAATTAAAATGAGTTTCCATTACTATTCACTTTGGAAAAAGTTATGTTACAGATCAATATGACGCGGGATAATGTTGATATCTATGAATTATTAACCGCAATACGAAGAATCAATTTGTACCTATATGAAAGTACAATTCAGATTACGTTAGAAAACAATACTACGGTAACAATGCCGCTTAGTATCGAATTTTCAAGAATGATATATGAACTCGGTCAATCAATCGCGGAAAGACTGAATTCAACGGATTCTTCCTGGGTTACATATTTTTTAAACGATATCGCTCCTGAAATATATATTCATTATCCAGACCATAAGCCGTGGAAAGTGAATTTTAATAATTTTTATTTCGAACAAATCAAAGTACTGACAGAAGCGTTGACTTTAGAACGGAAACTCAATATTCCAGCTGATGAACTAATCGTAAAAGGGTACATTAATTTACCGAGATGGATGAACGAGTTCATTTCGTTTGAAGCTTATTTTGCAGGACGTATTACTTCGGAAAATGCTATGGAATTTGTAAAAAAATTGAATTTGAAATTTGAGGAAGATATGTTTTTACTCTATGTGCGCGCAGCAAAAAAACGAGATACATTCGTTTCAATAATTTATTTATTAGCGGGAATGAATCCAAACGCAAAAGATAAAAACGGTTGGTCAGCTCTGTTGCTGGCTACTAATTCCGGAAATACTACCCTCGTTCAAGCGTTACTCGAAAAAGGTGCTCATGTGAATGATAAAAATAATTCTGGGGTGACGCCGTTAATGATTGCTGCTGAAAAAGGTTATACCGAAATCCTGATGTCGTTACTCAACCATGGTGCTGATATAGAAGCGCACGATAATTTCGGTTGGACTGCTTTGCTCCGCGCCGTAGAATCAGGCCATACTGAGATTGTTTCTGCTTTAATCGCACACGGTGCTAATATAGAACATAAAACGAAGTTCGGCTACACCCCGTTAATACTTGCTGCAGAAAAGGGGTATAGTAAAATAGCAAAAATTTTACTCGAAAAAGGCGCTGACATTTATGCGAAAACTATCCACGGAAATACTGCTTTACTCACTGCGATAAAACATAGCAAAACTCAAATTGCTTTAGAATTGCTGGATAGAATGATTGATTTTGATGAGAAAAATGATAAAGGGCAAACGGCGTTACTCGTTGCCTTAGAAAAAAACCGTACCAAAGTCGTTAACGCTTTAATAGAAAGAGGAGCAAATATCAATGTAAAAGACAACTCCGGTTTAACTGCGTTGATGTATGCATCGCGGAACAGTGCACCATCGATAGTTCAGACTATCCTCGAACGAGGCGCAAATGTTAATGAGGTAGATAATCAGAATATGACTGCGGTGATGTACGCACTAAAAAAACGTCGCTATAAAATCGTGCATCTGTTAAAAAACGCTGGCGCAACATAAAAAGAGAAAAACTATGTATCCACCTAGGTTAGCATTATTTGAATATACGGAAAGTTAGCACGATATTCCGGATGTATGTCATTCTGCCCTGAGGTATTAGCGGAGCCCTTCCTGCAGGATAATAACGTACCCCAATTCAAGCTAAAAGCGGTGACCCTACCATATAGGAATGCAAATTCCAAAATCCAAATGTACATTACACCTCTGGGTTCAAGAATTTGAACTCGTTTTGACTTTAACCAGCATGCACGAGTAGCGGGGTAACTACGAACGAGATAGTATCTCGTTCGTAGTTACCCCAGATTCTGGTTAAGGATAAAAGTATCTGGTTTCAAGGACAAAATAATATCAACATTCAATATCCATCAATGAACGATGAATAACTCAACATAATACACCGAATCCATCCATGGTTATCTTCGGTGAAAAAAGCAATTGACTAAATCGGCATTGCACGATAAGATTTTTAATATAAATTCAAATTTCAAAATTCAGAATCCAAATAAATCTTCAAATCATTCAATCAACCAATTGTTTTTATTATCTGATCAAATGATTTATTTGATATTGAAATTTGGGATTTGGGATTTACGAAAGTTATTATGCTTAAAGAACATGCGAATTTCGTGCATCTGCATGTCCATAGCCAATATAGTTTACTCGATGGCGCTTGCCGGATCGATAGTTTGATTGCAAAAGCTATTGAATATCGAATGCCAGCGTTAGCGATAACCGACCATGGAAACTTGTTCGGAGCGATTGAATTCTATAAAAAAGCGCTGGATAAAGGAATTAAACCGATTCTCGGTTGTGAAATGTATGTTGCCCCGACGGATAGACGCGACCACAATGTTCGCTATGCAGAAGACGGCTCGAAAGAAAAAAATTATCATCTAATTCTGCTGGCGAAAAATGAAAAGGGTTATAAGAATCTCATCCAACTATCCACGCTCGCGTATTTAGAAGGGTTCTATTATAAACCACGGATAGATTGGCAGTTACTCGAACAATATCATACCGATTTAATAGCGTTATCCGCCTGTTTACATGGTGAAATTCCGCAAATGTTCCTATCCGGTCAGGATGATAAAGCGGAACAGGTAGCGAAACGGTTCATTTCCGTTTTTGGAAAAGAAAATTTCTATCTCGAACTCCAGCAGAACGGATTGCCTGACCAGACTATCGTTAATCGGAAACTCGTTGAACTTGGGAAAAAACTCGAGATTAAACTCGTCGCTACTAACGATTGCCATTATATGACTCGGGCGGACGCAAAAGCGCATGATATTTTACTCTGTATCCAGACCGGAAAAAAAGTATCCGATACCGAAAGATTGAAATTCGATACCGACGAATTCTATTTTAAATCGTATCAGGAAATAGAACAGCAGTTCGGTGAAGAACTGAAAGAAGCGGTGTATAATACGATTGAAGTTAGCGATAAATGCGGGGTCAAATTTGAATTTAATGAACCGCATCTTCCGAAATTTATCCCGCCAAAAAACCATACGTTATCCAGCTATCTGGAAGAGATAGCACGCGAAGGATTACAGCGTCGGTTTAAAACTATTACGCCCGAAATCGAACAGCGGCTGAACTATGAATTAGAAATCATCGAAAAGATGCGATATCGGGCATATTTTCTGATTGTTTGGGATTTCATTCAGTTCGCTAAAAATCGTGGGATACCGGTCGGACCCGGTCGCGGGTCAGCTGCAGGTTCGCTAGTCGCATATTGTCTCGGAATAACCGATATTGACCCGATAAAATATGGTCTTATCTTCGAACGATTCCTCAACCCTGAACGGGTTTCACTGCCGGATATTGATATTGATTTCTGCTACCGACGTCGACAGGAAGTCGTTGAATATGTAACCAAAAAATATGGGGAAAAAAATGTCGCTCAGATTATTACCTTTGGAACACTGGTAGCACGGAACGCGATTCGTGATGTCGGTCGCGTCCTGGATCTACCCCTAGCGGAAGTAGATAAACTAGCGAAACTGGTTCCGGAAAAAGCGTCCATTGAAGAGGCAATGAAAAATGTACCGGAATTAAAAGAACTGGTCAATAACAATCCGCAATATCAGGAGTTGATTCGTATCGCAACTTCGTTGCAAGGGTTAATCCGCCATGTATCAACCCACGCTGCCGGTATCGTTATCGCGCCGCAACCGTTAACCGAATTTTTACCACTCTATAAACACGCGAGTACCCAAGAAATCACTACGCAATATGATATGGACGCTATCGAAACTATCAAACTGTTAAAAATGGATTTTCTTGGGTTACGAACTTTAACGGTTATCAGCGATACAGTTAAACTGGTTGAGAAACGGCGAGGAATTAAACTGGATTTAGCCAATTTAACCTACGATGATCCGGCAGTATTTGCGTTATTCAGTCGAGCGGATACGATGGGGATATTCCAGGTAGAAAGTCCGGGAATGCGGGATTTATTGAAAAAACTCTCACCCAGCAGAATTGACGATATTATTGCGATATTAGCGTTATATCGACCGGGACCGCTTGGCAGTGAAATGATTGATGATTTTATTAAACGGCGCCATGGGAAAATCGCCGTGGAATATCCGCATCCGAAATTAGCGCCGGTGCTGGAAACCACGTATGGGGTGATTTTATATCAAGAGCAGGTGATGCAAATTGCAAATATACTTGCGGATTTCTCGATGCAGGAAGCAGATGAATTGCGCCGAGGAATAGGGAAAAAAGATGTAAAAAAAATAGAACAACAACGGATGAAATTCATCCTAGGGTGTAAGAAACATAAGATTGATGAACAGAAGGCAAGAGCAATTTTCGATTTAATGTCGCATTTTTCCGGATATGGATTCAATAAATCGCATGCTGCAGCGTATGCGATTATTGCATATCAAACCGCATATCTGAAAATTTACTATCCGGTAGAATATATGGCTGCGCTCCTAACCAGTGAAATGGGTACCCATGATAAAATTGTGCTCTATATCAACGATTGTAAAGCGCATGGAATTAAGGTTCTCCCGCCGGATGTCAATGAGAGTTATGCTGATTTCACCGTAGTAGATGATACCACTATCCGATTCGGACTCGGAGCAGTAAAAAATGTCGGATTGAACGCTATCGAAGCGATTATTCAAGCGCGACAAGAAAAAAAGTTTACCGATTTATACGATTTCTGTGAACGAGTCGATTTGAGTGTGGTTAATTCCCGGGTGGTTGATAGTCTCATCAAATGCGGTGCGTTCGATTCATTAGGCGCGAACCGAGCGCAGTTAGTTCATGCGCTTGATACTGCGTTAGCTATCGGAGCCCAGCGGCAACAGGAACGGAAACTCGGGCAGACATCGTTTTTCGATATTCTCACGTCTGGTACCGAATCGAATAGAACCGAAGTGAAATATGAAAATATCCCTGAATTTGAAGAAGCTGTCTTGTTAAAATACGAAAAGGATTTATTAGGATTCTATATAACCGGTCATCCGTTAGCCACCTATGAAAACATTATCCGGCAATATGCGCAATCAACTACGGAATCAATTAAACAGATCGAACCGAATACGGTTACGTCATTAGCTGGTATTATTACTCAATGTAAAATTCAGATCGGCAAATCCGGGAAACCGTTTGCGATATTCTCATTAGAAGATTTAACCGGACATCTGGATGATATCCGATGTTTCGGTGAAACCTTCGATAAAAACCGATCGCTATT includes these proteins:
- the mfd gene encoding transcription-repair coupling factor — encoded protein: ISHIKQQLTQFEELILERYNAISSERTADVQPVYDNEIEMNNRLTAAGISAPDKLYARFTELEEYLISRTELYLSLLPEQIEDRTSKLANRRIGEIQQFELKMLSMESYRGQLDGFIAQLQKWQNEAYTVFIVCDNQGQLERLDELLKSKEVSPEILHTAGFHPRPNDSGNAENNKLTTFAPLVQRAAAVYVTVGQLHTGFAIPEIKLAFITDREIFSRYTRVRHFRRFHDGVPISTFIELTQGDYLVHEDYGIGKYLGIKKMNIDERESDFLLLEYADGDKLYVPIEQINRVQKYIAGEGIVPKLNHLGDKGWERTKQRAKEAIQQMAKELLELYGARQILTGHAFSPDTIWQREFEASFLFEETPDQLRAIQEVKENMEQPKPMDRLLCGDVGYGKTEVAIRAAFKAVLDKKQVAVLVPTTILAEQHYRTFSERLADYPIIVEMLSRFKSRKQQKDIISRIKQGTVDIVIGTHRLISNDIAFKDLGLLIIDEEQRFGVRHKEKLKQLRKEVDVLTLTATPIPRTLYMSLSGIRDISIINTPPEDRLPIITYIHRFSDTVIREAILRELNRGGQVYFVHNRVQNIAAIAEYLRKLVPEARIAIGHGQLPVKELERVMLAFIAKQYDVLVSSTIIESGLDIPNVNTIIINRADTFGLAQLYQLRGRVGRDRHQAYAYLLIPKDYTVSDIAEKRLLAIQEYTELGSGFRIAMRDLEIRGMGNLLGPQQSGHLEAIGFDLYCKLVEETIHALQGKPLPKRIETRLNLPVPAYFPASYIPDERQKFWIYRRLAELNSESELDETIAELKDRYGSFPPEAQTLVDLVRLRLRAAQLGISQVSYQENQLVIQCDTADTAATLAKQMKVKCSKHRVKFEVRISNGSIQVDLPNITEETLIPTIKDLITI
- a CDS encoding ankyrin repeat domain-containing protein gives rise to the protein MLQINMTRDNVDIYELLTAIRRINLYLYESTIQITLENNTTVTMPLSIEFSRMIYELGQSIAERLNSTDSSWVTYFLNDIAPEIYIHYPDHKPWKVNFNNFYFEQIKVLTEALTLERKLNIPADELIVKGYINLPRWMNEFISFEAYFAGRITSENAMEFVKKLNLKFEEDMFLLYVRAAKKRDTFVSIIYLLAGMNPNAKDKNGWSALLLATNSGNTTLVQALLEKGAHVNDKNNSGVTPLMIAAEKGYTEILMSLLNHGADIEAHDNFGWTALLRAVESGHTEIVSALIAHGANIEHKTKFGYTPLILAAEKGYSKIAKILLEKGADIYAKTIHGNTALLTAIKHSKTQIALELLDRMIDFDEKNDKGQTALLVALEKNRTKVVNALIERGANINVKDNSGLTALMYASRNSAPSIVQTILERGANVNEVDNQNMTAVMYALKKRRYKIVHLLKNAGAT
- a CDS encoding DNA polymerase III subunit alpha, producing MLKEHANFVHLHVHSQYSLLDGACRIDSLIAKAIEYRMPALAITDHGNLFGAIEFYKKALDKGIKPILGCEMYVAPTDRRDHNVRYAEDGSKEKNYHLILLAKNEKGYKNLIQLSTLAYLEGFYYKPRIDWQLLEQYHTDLIALSACLHGEIPQMFLSGQDDKAEQVAKRFISVFGKENFYLELQQNGLPDQTIVNRKLVELGKKLEIKLVATNDCHYMTRADAKAHDILLCIQTGKKVSDTERLKFDTDEFYFKSYQEIEQQFGEELKEAVYNTIEVSDKCGVKFEFNEPHLPKFIPPKNHTLSSYLEEIAREGLQRRFKTITPEIEQRLNYELEIIEKMRYRAYFLIVWDFIQFAKNRGIPVGPGRGSAAGSLVAYCLGITDIDPIKYGLIFERFLNPERVSLPDIDIDFCYRRRQEVVEYVTKKYGEKNVAQIITFGTLVARNAIRDVGRVLDLPLAEVDKLAKLVPEKASIEEAMKNVPELKELVNNNPQYQELIRIATSLQGLIRHVSTHAAGIVIAPQPLTEFLPLYKHASTQEITTQYDMDAIETIKLLKMDFLGLRTLTVISDTVKLVEKRRGIKLDLANLTYDDPAVFALFSRADTMGIFQVESPGMRDLLKKLSPSRIDDIIAILALYRPGPLGSEMIDDFIKRRHGKIAVEYPHPKLAPVLETTYGVILYQEQVMQIANILADFSMQEADELRRGIGKKDVKKIEQQRMKFILGCKKHKIDEQKARAIFDLMSHFSGYGFNKSHAAAYAIIAYQTAYLKIYYPVEYMAALLTSEMGTHDKIVLYINDCKAHGIKVLPPDVNESYADFTVVDDTTIRFGLGAVKNVGLNAIEAIIQARQEKKFTDLYDFCERVDLSVVNSRVVDSLIKCGAFDSLGANRAQLVHALDTALAIGAQRQQERKLGQTSFFDILTSGTESNRTEVKYENIPEFEEAVLLKYEKDLLGFYITGHPLATYENIIRQYAQSTTESIKQIEPNTVTSLAGIITQCKIQIGKSGKPFAIFSLEDLTGHLDDIRCFGETFDKNRSLLHKDSMVYITGKVDFLNDKLNFVVTSMLPIDQVEEKLTSSIHIRLSTVGLEDEMLTKLKSLLDQHRGNCVVYLHIATNFRNQSFEVELRTDPNRRVAASESLIAGIENLLGQGTVWLSNKG